In Methanonatronarchaeum sp. AMET-Sl, one genomic interval encodes:
- a CDS encoding DUF5667 domain-containing protein, translating into MKKNLFMAITVVAVSLLLSLLLVAPVSAETIDNEAVDDDFQVGEVLPDHHLYGLERVGEISDKFAADGPEEALIGLEIAEKRLGEINAMIEDMNPDPDRADIVQTLAQDYQDELDELNDIKAELADEEREDVEDKVSNAMNKHYTGLEKANLTITGLMDQVPEEAIPGLENATQSIQDAHEKSDETREEALSHLEEVNPLKAAENRLAFAETRIDNTNELQEQGHDRHVQDRANAYSDEMDKVMDLIDKSADQEFDTEELEEKVAYATLKHMDVLENISEKVPAEAQEAIERAMNASITGHETALDNLPEQKQQEIRNYIEENHPGIKDNIRDIVNENAQQNPSTQNIDEKPTVGGVL; encoded by the coding sequence ATTATTATCGCTATTGTTAGTTGCCCCGGTATCAGCTGAAACAATAGACAATGAAGCTGTTGATGATGATTTCCAAGTAGGAGAGGTATTGCCTGACCACCATTTATATGGATTAGAGCGAGTTGGTGAGATCTCAGATAAATTTGCTGCTGACGGACCTGAAGAAGCATTGATAGGTCTAGAAATCGCTGAAAAGAGATTAGGCGAGATCAATGCAATGATAGAAGATATGAACCCAGATCCAGATAGAGCAGATATTGTCCAGACCTTGGCACAAGACTACCAAGATGAACTGGATGAACTTAATGATATTAAAGCTGAGTTAGCTGATGAAGAAAGAGAGGATGTAGAGGACAAGGTTTCAAACGCAATGAACAAACATTACACTGGCCTTGAAAAAGCAAACCTAACCATAACTGGATTAATGGATCAAGTGCCTGAAGAAGCAATCCCTGGACTAGAGAACGCAACACAAAGCATACAAGATGCACATGAAAAATCAGATGAAACAAGAGAAGAAGCACTCTCACACCTAGAGGAAGTAAACCCATTAAAAGCTGCTGAAAACCGATTAGCATTTGCAGAAACAAGAATCGACAATACAAATGAACTACAAGAGCAAGGCCATGATAGGCATGTTCAAGATCGAGCTAACGCATACTCAGACGAAATGGACAAAGTGATGGATCTAATCGATAAATCTGCTGACCAAGAGTTTGATACAGAAGAACTTGAAGAAAAAGTAGCCTACGCAACCCTAAAACACATGGATGTTTTAGAGAACATATCTGAGAAAGTACCTGCAGAAGCTCAAGAAGCAATAGAGAGAGCCATGAACGCCTCAATAACCGGACATGAAACCGCATTAGACAACCTACCAGAACAAAAACAACAAGAAATTAGAAACTACATAGAGGAAAACCATCCAGGCATTAAAGATAATATAAGAGACATAGTCAACGAAAATGCTCAACAAAACCCTAGCACCCAAAACATAGATGAAAAACCAACAGTTGGTGGTGTATTATGA